One Streptomyces sp. NBC_01217 genomic region harbors:
- the fusA gene encoding elongation factor G has product MATTSLDLAKVRNIGIMAHIDAGKTTTTERILFYTGVSYKIGEVHDGAATMDWMEQEQERGITITSAATTCHWPLNDVDHTINIIDTPGHVDFTVEVERSLRVLDGAVTVFDGVAGVEPQSETVWRQADRYGVPRICFVNKLDRTGAEFHRCVDMIVDRLGAVPLVMQLPIGAEADFKGVVDLVSMKAFVWPEEALKGEMYDTVDIPDTHIEAAQEWRGKLLEAVSENDDQMMELYLEGVEPTEEQLYEAIRRITLASKGGAGSVTVTPVFCGTAFKNKGVQPLLDAIVRYLPSPLDVEAIEGHDVKDPEVVVKRKPSDDEPFSGLAFKIASDPHLGKLTFVRIYSGRLEAGTAVLNSVKGKKERIGKIYRMHANKREEIPSVGAGDIVAVMGLKQTTTGETLCDDKNPVILESMDFPAPVIQVAIEPKSKGDQEKLGVAIQRLSEEDPSFQVHSDEETGQTIIGGMGELHLEVLVDRMKREFRVEANVGKPQVAYRETIRKAVERIDYTHKKQTGGTGQFAKVQIALEPIEGGDASYEFVNKVTGGRIPREYIPSVDAGAQEAMQFGILAGYEMVGVRVTLLDGGYHEVDSSELAFKIAGSQAFKEGARKASPVLLEPMMAVEVTTPEDYMGDVIGDLNSRRGQIQAMEERSGARVVKGLVPLSEMFGYVGDLRSKTSGRASYSMQFDSYAEVPRNVAEEIIAKAKGE; this is encoded by the coding sequence ATGGCCACCACTTCGCTTGACCTGGCCAAGGTCCGCAACATCGGGATCATGGCCCACATCGACGCGGGCAAGACGACCACCACTGAGCGGATCCTGTTCTACACCGGTGTTTCGTACAAGATCGGTGAAGTCCACGACGGCGCTGCCACGATGGACTGGATGGAGCAGGAGCAGGAGCGCGGCATCACGATCACGTCTGCCGCGACGACCTGTCACTGGCCGCTCAATGATGTTGACCACACCATCAACATCATCGACACCCCGGGTCACGTCGACTTCACCGTCGAGGTGGAGCGTTCGCTCCGCGTCCTCGACGGCGCTGTCACCGTGTTCGACGGTGTTGCCGGCGTCGAGCCGCAGTCCGAGACCGTTTGGCGTCAGGCGGACCGCTACGGCGTGCCGCGTATCTGCTTCGTCAACAAGCTCGACCGCACGGGTGCCGAGTTCCACCGCTGCGTCGACATGATCGTCGACCGCCTCGGTGCGGTCCCGCTCGTCATGCAGCTCCCCATCGGTGCCGAAGCCGACTTCAAGGGCGTCGTCGACCTCGTGTCGATGAAGGCCTTCGTGTGGCCGGAAGAGGCCCTCAAGGGCGAGATGTACGACACCGTCGACATCCCGGACACCCACATCGAGGCGGCTCAGGAGTGGCGCGGCAAGCTGCTCGAGGCCGTTTCCGAGAACGACGACCAGATGATGGAGCTGTACCTGGAGGGCGTCGAGCCCACCGAGGAGCAGCTGTACGAGGCGATCCGCCGGATCACCCTCGCATCGAAGGGCGGCGCGGGCTCCGTCACCGTCACCCCGGTGTTCTGTGGCACGGCGTTCAAGAACAAGGGCGTCCAGCCCCTGCTCGACGCGATCGTCCGCTACCTGCCTTCCCCCCTGGACGTCGAGGCCATCGAGGGCCACGATGTCAAGGACCCCGAGGTTGTCGTCAAGCGCAAGCCCTCGGACGACGAGCCGTTCTCCGGCCTGGCGTTCAAGATCGCGAGCGACCCGCACCTCGGCAAGCTCACCTTCGTCCGGATCTACTCCGGTCGCCTCGAGGCCGGCACCGCGGTGCTGAACTCGGTCAAGGGCAAGAAGGAGCGCATCGGCAAGATCTACCGTATGCACGCGAACAAGCGTGAGGAGATCCCTTCGGTGGGCGCCGGTGACATCGTCGCCGTCATGGGTCTGAAGCAGACCACCACCGGTGAGACGCTGTGCGACGACAAGAACCCGGTGATCCTGGAGTCCATGGACTTCCCGGCACCGGTCATCCAGGTCGCCATCGAGCCGAAGTCCAAGGGTGACCAGGAGAAGCTGGGTGTCGCCATCCAGCGCCTCTCCGAGGAGGACCCGTCCTTCCAGGTGCACTCCGACGAGGAGACCGGCCAGACCATCATCGGTGGTATGGGCGAGCTTCACCTCGAGGTGCTCGTCGACCGCATGAAGCGCGAGTTCCGCGTCGAGGCGAATGTCGGCAAGCCGCAGGTCGCGTACCGCGAGACGATCCGCAAGGCCGTCGAGCGCATCGACTACACGCACAAGAAGCAGACTGGTGGTACCGGCCAGTTCGCGAAGGTGCAGATCGCCCTTGAGCCCATCGAGGGTGGCGACGCGTCCTACGAGTTCGTCAACAAGGTCACCGGTGGCCGCATCCCCCGTGAGTACATTCCCTCGGTGGACGCGGGTGCCCAGGAAGCCATGCAGTTCGGCATCCTGGCCGGTTACGAGATGGTCGGCGTCCGCGTCACCCTTCTCGACGGTGGTTACCACGAGGTCGACTCCTCCGAGCTCGCCTTCAAGATCGCCGGTTCGCAGGCGTTCAAGGAGGGTGCCCGCAAGGCGTCCCCCGTGCTCCTGGAGCCGATGATGGCTGTCGAGGTCACCACGCCCGAGGACTACATGGGCGATGTCATCGGCGACCTCAACTCCCGCCGTGGCCAGATCCAGGCCATGGAGGAGCGCAGCGGCGCTCGCGTCGTGAAGGGCCTCGTGCCCCTCTCGGAGATGTTCGGCTACGTCGGAGACCTCCGCAGCAAGACCTCGGGTCGCGCAAGCTACTCGATGCAGTTCGACTCCTACGCCGAGGTTCCGCGGAACGTCGCCGAGGAGATCATCGCGAAGGCCAAGGGCGAGTAA